One genomic region from Gemmatimonadota bacterium encodes:
- a CDS encoding ABC transporter permease: MRFYEAVRLALSTIRVQKLKSFFTLLGVMIGVMFLIAVVSIVEGMGHYMQDDLMGKLIPINTFNLRKTPDVTLGGIDRATWQEWQRRPRIKEEDIAPVLAALSPGTRAAVVSQDNLMVESRYVPKPKQVDASNVTAPWFDIKKMGVTEGRVFTAQEDAMGAPVVVIGTDVASYFFPSVDPIGRELKVGHIPYTVIGIAESQGSVFGMSLDKFIVAPFNSPLKRLTNRHGVIDGIMIQSVDETTMLANEDAVRSVMRTRRKLLPEQKDNFVLETSDQDLEFWNKIKGYLVVAGIALPAIGLVVGAIVIMNIMLVAVAERTAEIGVRKALGARRQDILAQFLVESATLSTVGSAIGVVCGIGISAIIASVSPLPTHVALWSIVVSVLLGAGVGIVAGVYPASRAALLDPITALRAE, translated from the coding sequence GTGCGCTTCTACGAAGCCGTTCGTCTCGCGCTGTCCACGATCAGAGTGCAGAAGCTGAAAAGCTTCTTCACTCTGCTGGGAGTCATGATCGGCGTGATGTTCCTCATCGCCGTCGTCTCGATCGTCGAGGGAATGGGGCACTACATGCAGGACGATCTGATGGGAAAGCTCATTCCCATCAACACGTTCAATCTGCGCAAGACTCCCGACGTGACACTCGGCGGAATCGATCGGGCCACTTGGCAGGAATGGCAGCGTCGCCCTCGCATCAAGGAGGAGGACATCGCGCCGGTGCTGGCTGCGCTTTCGCCCGGCACCAGAGCGGCGGTCGTCAGCCAGGACAATCTGATGGTCGAATCGCGCTACGTGCCCAAGCCCAAGCAGGTCGATGCGTCGAACGTCACGGCACCGTGGTTCGACATCAAGAAGATGGGCGTGACCGAAGGACGTGTCTTCACGGCGCAGGAAGACGCGATGGGCGCGCCGGTGGTGGTGATCGGTACCGACGTCGCGTCGTACTTCTTCCCGAGCGTCGATCCGATCGGGCGCGAGCTCAAGGTCGGCCACATTCCGTATACCGTCATCGGCATCGCGGAAAGTCAGGGCAGCGTTTTTGGCATGTCGCTGGACAAGTTCATCGTGGCACCCTTCAACTCACCGCTCAAGCGCCTGACAAACCGGCACGGCGTCATCGACGGCATCATGATTCAGTCGGTGGATGAAACAACGATGCTGGCGAATGAAGACGCGGTGCGCTCGGTCATGCGCACACGGCGCAAACTACTTCCGGAGCAGAAGGACAATTTCGTACTCGAGACCTCGGATCAGGATCTCGAGTTCTGGAACAAGATCAAGGGATACCTCGTCGTCGCCGGAATCGCGCTCCCCGCGATCGGGCTGGTGGTCGGCGCCATTGTCATCATGAACATCATGCTTGTAGCGGTCGCGGAGCGCACCGCCGAGATCGGCGTGCGCAAGGCACTCGGAGCGCGCCGGCAGGATATTCTGGCGCAGTTTCTGGTCGAGTCGGCGACGCTCAGCACGGTTGGCTCTGCAATCGGCGTGGTGTGCGGGATTGGAATCTCGGCAATAATTGCGTCGGTATCGCCATTGCCGACACACGTCGCCCTCTGGTCGATCGTCGTCTCCGTTTTGCTCGGAGCCGGCGTTGGCATCGTGGCCGGTGTCTATCCAGCGAGCCGCGCCGCGTTGCTCGATCCGATCACAGCCCTGAGAGCAGAATGA
- a CDS encoding tryptophan 2,3-dioxygenase family protein, producing MTDDEPTYPTYLKLAELLSLQVPRSSPEHPDELLFITVHQSSELWFKLILHELGKLRESIANGRVLEAVESVGRVNGLMRIVTAQLHALDTLSPQGFSQFRHNLGTSTGGQSAQFRAIELISGLRDPGYLEYLKSQQPLDPIVERALSQASLPELFAQLLSQRNLAARTLYATDDERELRLLAEGLLSYEQEFAMWRFLHVEVIERVIGPGTPGTGGSLGAKALRDTLGNRFFPELWAVRAEFY from the coding sequence TTGACAGATGATGAGCCAACCTACCCGACGTATCTGAAGCTTGCAGAGCTGCTGTCACTGCAGGTTCCGCGCAGCTCGCCCGAGCATCCGGACGAATTGCTGTTCATCACGGTGCACCAGTCGAGTGAATTGTGGTTCAAGCTGATATTGCACGAGCTTGGCAAGCTGCGGGAGTCGATCGCGAACGGGCGCGTGCTCGAAGCAGTTGAATCCGTTGGCAGAGTGAACGGGCTCATGCGGATCGTCACGGCGCAGCTTCATGCGCTCGACACATTGTCGCCGCAGGGATTTTCGCAGTTCCGGCACAACCTCGGGACATCCACCGGTGGCCAGAGCGCGCAGTTCCGCGCGATCGAGCTGATATCGGGGTTGCGCGATCCTGGCTATCTGGAATATCTCAAGTCGCAGCAACCACTGGATCCGATCGTCGAGCGAGCACTGTCGCAGGCATCACTCCCGGAGCTGTTCGCACAGTTGCTGTCGCAGCGCAACCTTGCAGCACGTACCCTGTACGCGACCGATGACGAGCGCGAGCTTCGACTACTGGCCGAGGGTCTGTTGTCGTACGAACAGGAGTTCGCGATGTGGCGCTTCCTCCATGTCGAGGTTATCGAGCGCGTCATCGGTCCTGGCACCCCCGGCACCGGCGGTTCGCTCGGCGCCAAGGCCCTCCGCGACACGCTCGGCAACCGCTTCTTCCCGGAGCTTTGGGCGGTCCGGGCGGAGTTTTATTAG
- a CDS encoding TolC family protein: protein MKPRLIWGIAAVAALVANPGSARAQVTGRATLPDASPTALTIDEAVALAQHNNPDFLTTRNNARNASLALRSAYGGLLPQLSASLSGQYQQGGQQFFNGVSLSANSDVMQSQYNIGLNYRINGATFIAPKVQRANVAAVNADIAGAKEALAATVRQDYLTALQSLALTQLNDSLVANAKVQLELARAKAQVGTGTLLDVQRAEVALGQQQVALLQARNQNDIDKLRLFQQMGVAQPANVELVTTFTVGDTLPPLADLLDMARRQNPGIVALRSREDVANLTVKSERTEYTPTLTLSTGIGGYTYQYRDAGFLINQAEAQTNSAHSSCVATQEVRQAVGLPNTLAQCANITFTPAMASSLRASNSQFPFSFTPSPHSVSAQISLPLFDGFAREQRVQEAVVSRENARYNVRSRELALQADVSAAYLSLQTAKQTVALQEQNAAKARQELQFVQDQYAVGLATFVDLTTSRAAYAQAENDRINAIYNYHKAVAALESAVGRPLR from the coding sequence ATGAAGCCCAGACTGATTTGGGGCATCGCGGCGGTTGCTGCGCTGGTCGCCAATCCCGGTTCCGCACGCGCGCAGGTTACCGGTCGCGCGACGTTGCCCGACGCATCTCCGACCGCCCTGACGATCGACGAGGCGGTGGCGCTGGCGCAGCACAACAATCCGGATTTCCTCACGACGCGCAACAACGCACGCAACGCGTCGCTCGCGCTCAGGAGTGCCTACGGTGGTCTCCTGCCGCAACTCAGCGCGTCGCTCAGCGGGCAGTACCAGCAGGGCGGACAGCAGTTCTTCAACGGTGTATCGCTGAGCGCCAACAGCGACGTCATGCAGTCGCAGTACAACATCGGTCTCAACTATCGCATCAACGGGGCGACCTTCATCGCACCAAAGGTGCAGCGCGCGAACGTCGCCGCGGTGAACGCCGATATCGCCGGTGCGAAGGAAGCGCTCGCGGCGACAGTGCGGCAGGATTACCTGACGGCACTGCAGAGTCTCGCGCTGACGCAGCTGAACGATTCGCTCGTTGCGAACGCGAAGGTTCAGCTGGAGCTTGCACGCGCCAAGGCGCAGGTCGGCACAGGAACGCTTCTCGACGTTCAGCGCGCGGAAGTCGCGCTCGGCCAGCAGCAGGTTGCATTGCTTCAGGCCCGGAATCAGAACGACATCGACAAGCTGCGCCTGTTTCAGCAGATGGGCGTGGCGCAACCGGCGAACGTCGAGCTCGTGACGACGTTCACTGTAGGCGACACGCTGCCGCCGCTCGCAGATCTGCTCGATATGGCCAGGCGCCAGAACCCCGGCATCGTAGCTCTGCGTTCGCGCGAGGATGTCGCCAACCTGACGGTAAAGAGCGAGCGCACGGAGTACACGCCGACGCTGACACTGTCCACCGGAATAGGCGGCTATACCTATCAGTATCGTGACGCGGGTTTCCTGATCAATCAGGCGGAGGCGCAGACCAACTCGGCGCACTCCTCCTGCGTCGCCACGCAGGAAGTACGGCAGGCGGTGGGTCTGCCAAACACTCTCGCGCAGTGCGCGAACATCACCTTCACACCTGCGATGGCGAGCAGCCTGCGGGCGTCCAACTCGCAGTTCCCGTTCTCGTTCACGCCGTCTCCGCACAGCGTCTCTGCGCAGATATCGCTCCCCCTGTTCGATGGATTCGCACGTGAACAACGCGTGCAGGAAGCCGTCGTATCGCGCGAGAATGCACGCTACAACGTGCGCTCTCGCGAGCTGGCGCTGCAGGCAGACGTCAGTGCTGCATACCTTTCGCTACAGACCGCGAAGCAGACAGTTGCGCTCCAGGAACAGAACGCGGCCAAGGCCCGGCAGGAGCTCCAGTTCGTTCAGGACCAGTACGCTGTCGGCCTCGCGACATTCGTTGACCTCACCACTTCTCGCGCGGCTTACGCACAGGCGGAGAACGACCGGATCAACGCGATCTACAACTACCACAAGGCAGTCGCCGCGCTGGAGAGCGCGGTTGGCCGTCCTCTACGTTAA
- a CDS encoding ABC transporter ATP-binding protein translates to MGGEIVRALRGVDIAVRRNEYVAIMGPSGSGKSTLMNLIGCLDTPDAGEYWLNGTLVSDMSDDQLAHVRNKEIGFVFQTFNLLPRSTALQNVELPLVYAGVGSEERRARAKEALERVELGERMDHRPNELSGGQRQRVAIARALVNRPAILLADEPTGNLDSRTSEDIMRVFSGLSDHGQTVIMVTHEPDIAAHARRVIVLRDGLVETDERKETFHERLSTFGSSVVG, encoded by the coding sequence ATGGGCGGCGAAATCGTGCGTGCGCTGCGCGGCGTGGACATCGCCGTGCGCCGCAACGAATACGTCGCGATCATGGGACCGTCGGGATCGGGCAAGTCGACGCTGATGAATCTCATCGGATGCCTCGACACGCCTGACGCTGGCGAGTACTGGCTGAATGGAACGCTCGTGTCCGACATGTCGGACGATCAGCTGGCGCACGTCAGGAACAAGGAAATCGGATTCGTCTTCCAGACGTTCAACCTGCTCCCCCGCTCCACCGCACTTCAGAACGTGGAGCTGCCTCTCGTGTACGCGGGTGTCGGAAGCGAGGAACGGCGCGCACGCGCCAAGGAAGCGCTGGAGCGAGTCGAGCTCGGCGAACGCATGGATCACAGACCGAACGAGCTGTCCGGCGGTCAGCGCCAGCGCGTCGCGATTGCGCGTGCACTGGTCAACCGTCCGGCGATCCTGCTCGCCGACGAGCCGACGGGTAATCTCGACTCGCGCACGTCCGAAGACATCATGCGCGTATTCAGCGGACTGTCCGATCATGGACAGACGGTCATCATGGTAACGCACGAGCCCGACATCGCCGCGCACGCGCGTCGCGTGATCGTGCTGCGTGATGGTCTCGTCGAGACGGACGAGCGCAAGGAGACGTTCCACGAGCGTCTCAGCACGTTCGGCTCCTCGGTAGTCGGCTAG
- a CDS encoding ABC transporter permease: protein MSLATRVYAIFQGVSIALDALRANRVRAALTILGVAVGVFVVVVISGAIHGINASVAKDFEKAGPSTFFISRFPITFEACDGTDDTCKWLRNPPISNTEIERLAALPGIRTVAARINDQGPVTYRQQTIPSPNITAYTANWTDVDGGDIYPGRTFTTAENSSGARVALINDEMAKDLFGDIDPIGKQISIKGEPFQVIGVYHYIASFLGGGNGAKAIVPIEAARRHLGTGVRNIQVTVKPDAGVERDDAIDEVVSALRVSRGLKPGVDNTFAIITQDKLFETYNKVFGMFFIVMIALSAVGTLVGGVGVIAIMMISVTERTREIGVRKALGATRRTILWQFLIEAVTLTGIGAFVGMFVGWLGTLALRAATPIAASIPLWSIGTAVGASVVTGIIFGMLPALRASRLDPVEALRYE from the coding sequence ATGAGTCTCGCGACGCGGGTATATGCGATTTTCCAGGGCGTCAGTATCGCACTGGATGCTTTGAGGGCGAACCGGGTTCGTGCCGCGCTTACGATCCTCGGCGTTGCGGTCGGCGTGTTCGTCGTCGTCGTGATCTCGGGAGCGATTCACGGAATCAATGCGAGCGTCGCCAAGGACTTCGAGAAGGCAGGTCCGTCGACATTCTTTATTTCGCGGTTTCCGATCACCTTCGAAGCGTGTGACGGCACTGACGACACCTGCAAGTGGCTCAGGAATCCGCCGATCTCCAACACCGAGATCGAGCGACTCGCGGCGCTGCCTGGCATTCGCACCGTCGCTGCACGCATCAACGATCAGGGGCCCGTAACCTATCGCCAGCAGACGATTCCGTCGCCGAACATAACCGCGTACACCGCGAACTGGACCGACGTCGATGGTGGCGACATCTATCCAGGCCGCACGTTCACGACGGCGGAGAATTCGTCCGGTGCACGCGTGGCGCTGATCAATGACGAGATGGCGAAGGACCTGTTTGGTGACATCGATCCAATCGGCAAGCAGATATCGATCAAGGGCGAGCCGTTCCAGGTAATCGGAGTCTATCACTACATTGCGAGCTTCCTCGGCGGCGGAAACGGAGCGAAGGCCATCGTCCCGATCGAGGCCGCACGCCGGCACCTTGGAACAGGTGTGCGTAACATCCAGGTGACGGTCAAGCCTGACGCGGGAGTCGAGCGTGACGACGCGATAGACGAGGTGGTCTCCGCACTTCGCGTGTCGCGCGGCCTCAAGCCGGGCGTCGACAACACGTTTGCGATCATCACTCAGGACAAGCTGTTCGAGACTTACAACAAGGTCTTCGGCATGTTCTTCATCGTAATGATCGCGTTGTCGGCCGTCGGCACGCTGGTGGGTGGTGTAGGCGTGATCGCGATCATGATGATCAGCGTCACGGAGCGCACGCGCGAAATCGGTGTGCGCAAGGCACTCGGCGCGACTCGCAGGACGATCCTTTGGCAGTTCCTGATCGAGGCGGTGACGCTCACCGGAATTGGTGCATTCGTGGGCATGTTCGTCGGCTGGCTCGGAACGCTGGCACTACGCGCGGCAACACCGATTGCAGCCAGCATTCCGCTCTGGTCCATCGGGACGGCGGTCGGAGCCAGCGTCGTGACGGGAATCATCTTCGGCATGCTGCCCGCGCTTCGGGCCTCGCGTCTCGATCCCGTCGAAGCTCTGCGCTACGAGTAG
- a CDS encoding serine/threonine-protein kinase: MTAPAPRSIARQRRVTRTLPPHVAGWELPPGWRWGAEGIAGDFRHYQEVIDGLGRALALVTAPDPAHHRWLHAEAIGLAHRSHPSIPTTYHYWTNQRDRGPGYLRRWVSGESAGARFEGMGAADVPYVLRILREAGSVLAYLHTTGSVHGALSADALWITPTGRFWMLEWQWAVPREELPPGLHPPLDFAPVPPEWAERGWEPTPESDQWQLAAMCFAMLTGEPAPVHDTPPVKLLRPETPESVALALDRALLPDPAHRFESMAALIRAAERGYGADPGGAPNRGKTQVAVPEDANERAVRDAVGYDYEILSKLGSGGFGTVWRARDLALEREIALKVLHPYIARDAEAVGAFWQEARLAAQLAHPAIVPIYDWDGRQGLSWYTMELAEGGSVAQLIARRGARSLEEIAPHVDLILDGLSAAHAIGVVHRDLKPENVLIDRYHRWRLTDFGIAHVTGEGRMSSGGSLDFAAPEQLLGEAQTAAVDCFSLAAVVAFVLTGELPFRGSDVQAILAQQLGERTELSELPTPIEEWLRTGLSPRPSSRFADAAEMRSAWRAAASAALKRERALRWWRRLLPTWRR; this comes from the coding sequence ATGACCGCGCCCGCACCTCGCTCGATCGCCCGCCAGCGTCGCGTCACCCGCACGCTGCCCCCGCATGTGGCGGGGTGGGAGCTCCCGCCCGGCTGGCGTTGGGGCGCGGAAGGAATTGCCGGCGATTTTCGCCACTACCAGGAAGTAATCGACGGCCTGGGGCGCGCGCTCGCCCTGGTTACTGCGCCAGATCCGGCGCATCATAGGTGGCTTCACGCCGAGGCGATCGGCCTTGCGCACAGAAGCCATCCGTCGATTCCGACTACGTACCACTACTGGACGAATCAGCGCGACCGTGGACCGGGATATCTGCGCCGCTGGGTTTCCGGTGAGAGCGCAGGCGCCCGGTTCGAGGGAATGGGCGCGGCCGACGTGCCGTACGTGTTGCGCATTCTGCGCGAAGCGGGCTCGGTGCTGGCATATCTTCACACCACCGGCTCGGTGCACGGCGCGTTGAGTGCCGATGCGCTGTGGATCACGCCAACGGGCCGGTTCTGGATGCTCGAGTGGCAGTGGGCCGTACCGCGCGAAGAGCTTCCGCCCGGCCTGCATCCGCCGCTCGATTTCGCACCGGTCCCGCCAGAATGGGCGGAGCGGGGCTGGGAGCCGACCCCCGAGAGTGATCAGTGGCAGCTTGCGGCGATGTGCTTCGCCATGCTCACGGGTGAACCGGCTCCGGTGCACGACACCCCACCCGTAAAGCTGCTGCGACCTGAAACCCCCGAGTCCGTCGCGCTCGCGCTGGATCGCGCGCTGCTGCCGGATCCGGCCCACAGATTCGAGTCGATGGCGGCGCTCATTCGCGCTGCTGAGCGAGGCTACGGCGCAGATCCCGGCGGCGCGCCGAACCGTGGCAAGACGCAGGTCGCAGTTCCCGAGGACGCGAACGAGCGTGCGGTGCGCGACGCCGTTGGATACGACTACGAAATCCTTTCCAAGCTCGGCAGCGGCGGGTTTGGGACCGTCTGGCGCGCCCGCGACCTGGCCCTCGAGCGCGAGATCGCTCTCAAGGTTCTCCATCCCTACATCGCGCGCGACGCCGAGGCGGTCGGCGCCTTCTGGCAGGAGGCTCGGCTCGCAGCGCAGCTGGCACATCCGGCGATCGTGCCGATCTACGATTGGGACGGACGACAGGGACTGTCGTGGTACACGATGGAGCTCGCCGAAGGCGGGTCGGTTGCGCAGCTGATCGCGCGTCGCGGGGCCCGTAGCCTGGAAGAGATTGCGCCTCACGTCGATCTGATACTCGATGGCCTGAGCGCGGCGCATGCGATTGGCGTGGTGCACCGCGATCTCAAGCCGGAAAACGTTCTGATCGACAGATATCATCGCTGGCGTCTGACTGATTTCGGAATCGCGCACGTGACTGGCGAGGGCAGGATGTCGAGCGGCGGATCGCTCGATTTTGCCGCTCCCGAGCAACTGCTTGGCGAGGCCCAGACCGCAGCAGTGGATTGCTTTTCGCTTGCAGCGGTGGTCGCGTTCGTGCTTACGGGAGAGCTTCCATTTCGTGGCAGTGATGTGCAGGCCATTCTTGCACAGCAGCTTGGCGAGCGTACCGAGCTGTCGGAGCTTCCGACGCCGATCGAGGAGTGGCTGCGCACGGGACTGTCGCCGCGGCCGTCGAGTCGCTTCGCGGATGCCGCCGAAATGCGATCAGCCTGGCGGGCCGCTGCGTCGGCGGCACTCAAGCGAGAGCGTGCATTGCGATGGTGGCGGAGATTGCTTCCGACATGGCGTCGATAA
- a CDS encoding creatininase family protein, whose protein sequence is MPPEPQNADPKLLPKLLKQMTPGDVAETLARDPRLILPVGTIEKTHSGLPMGASTIVVDHVADALSAEFGVLRAPTVEYGVNAATEPEYPASVTLRKKTLHRMLNDLLTSWECHGINEFVLLTAHGYDPHLEAISTVGTARARVRVVDLFAVNLSNLTGVRRSEDDRGGIYASLLLYLTPSLVRVEEADPGASAEQGRALYERIRARVSERIFLAPVPSE, encoded by the coding sequence GTGCCCCCAGAACCGCAAAACGCCGACCCGAAGCTGCTTCCCAAGCTACTGAAGCAGATGACGCCAGGCGACGTGGCGGAGACGCTCGCGCGCGACCCGCGACTGATTCTCCCTGTCGGCACCATTGAAAAAACGCACTCTGGTCTCCCGATGGGCGCATCGACCATCGTCGTGGACCACGTTGCAGACGCGCTGTCAGCCGAATTCGGCGTTCTCCGGGCGCCCACGGTCGAGTACGGCGTGAACGCCGCGACGGAGCCGGAGTATCCGGCGAGCGTGACGCTCCGAAAGAAGACACTTCACAGGATGCTGAACGATCTGCTCACGTCCTGGGAGTGCCATGGCATCAACGAGTTCGTCCTCCTGACCGCGCACGGGTACGACCCGCACCTCGAGGCGATCTCGACCGTAGGGACGGCCCGCGCCCGCGTGCGTGTCGTGGATCTGTTCGCTGTAAACCTTTCCAATCTTACCGGTGTCAGACGGAGCGAAGACGATCGTGGGGGTATTTACGCGTCGCTCCTGTTGTACCTCACCCCATCGCTCGTCCGCGTCGAGGAAGCCGATCCAGGCGCCTCGGCGGAACAAGGGCGTGCCCTTTATGAGCGAATCCGCGCGCGGGTAAGCGAGCGGATCTTCCTCGCACCGGTCCCGTCCGAATAG
- a CDS encoding efflux RND transporter periplasmic adaptor subunit, whose product MKKRTKSIVAVAALAAVVLIGVVAATKGRTKAVEVKIEPVGTRDLVASVTASGQVASHTKVDVASDVSGRITRLAVKEGDMVKKGQFLLEIDPSQYQAAVGRNVAAVASSRAQVEQAKATLAQAQSTYQRTADLQKRNPQLVSADQIDQLLTAVKVNQALVDNATHGVAQAEAALRDAQSSLDKTTIVSPIDGQVTRLNVEQGETAIQGTLNKDAATLLTVSDMSNLETKVKVNETDVAHVKVGDSAIVQIDAFPDTTFRGKVTEISNSSLTTAATTGTSSQADQAVDYYVTVQLLNPPAQTRPDFSATAKIITDTRPHALAIPIIALTIRENGPVTSGGDSATAVGKTPVKEVGKKDADGVFVVGADNKVTFRPVKVGIAGEQYFEVVSGLKPGEKIVAGTYQAIRDLKDGTVVRAAKPAKKGDSTKSS is encoded by the coding sequence ATGAAGAAACGCACCAAGTCAATCGTCGCGGTCGCAGCACTCGCCGCCGTCGTGCTGATCGGAGTCGTGGCAGCCACCAAGGGACGCACGAAGGCAGTCGAAGTGAAGATCGAACCGGTCGGCACACGCGACCTCGTTGCGTCGGTCACGGCGAGCGGGCAGGTTGCTTCACACACGAAAGTGGATGTCGCGTCCGACGTCTCGGGCCGCATCACGCGCCTCGCGGTCAAGGAAGGCGACATGGTGAAGAAGGGTCAGTTCCTCCTGGAGATCGATCCGTCGCAGTATCAGGCTGCGGTCGGCCGCAACGTGGCGGCGGTAGCGAGCAGCCGCGCACAGGTTGAGCAGGCCAAGGCCACCCTGGCGCAGGCACAGAGCACGTATCAACGCACCGCCGACCTCCAGAAGCGCAATCCCCAGCTGGTTTCCGCGGATCAGATCGACCAGCTTCTGACTGCGGTCAAGGTGAACCAGGCGTTGGTGGACAACGCGACGCACGGGGTAGCCCAGGCGGAAGCGGCGCTTCGCGATGCGCAGAGCTCGCTCGACAAGACGACCATCGTGTCGCCAATCGACGGCCAGGTCACGCGTCTCAACGTCGAGCAGGGCGAGACGGCGATCCAGGGCACGCTCAACAAGGACGCCGCAACGCTGCTCACCGTGAGCGACATGAGCAACCTGGAAACCAAGGTCAAGGTGAACGAGACCGACGTTGCCCACGTCAAGGTGGGTGACTCGGCCATCGTCCAGATCGACGCCTTTCCCGACACCACGTTCCGCGGCAAGGTGACGGAGATATCGAACAGTTCGCTCACCACCGCGGCGACGACCGGCACCAGCTCTCAGGCCGACCAGGCGGTGGATTACTACGTCACCGTACAGCTGCTGAACCCGCCGGCGCAGACGCGCCCGGACTTCTCGGCCACGGCCAAGATCATCACCGACACCAGGCCCCACGCGCTGGCGATCCCGATCATTGCCCTCACGATCCGCGAGAACGGGCCGGTCACCAGCGGTGGTGACTCGGCGACCGCGGTCGGCAAGACTCCCGTCAAGGAAGTCGGCAAAAAGGACGCAGACGGGGTATTCGTGGTGGGCGCCGACAACAAGGTCACGTTCCGGCCCGTAAAGGTAGGTATCGCGGGAGAGCAGTACTTCGAGGTCGTGAGCGGCCTCAAGCCGGGCGAGAAGATCGTCGCCGGCACGTACCAGGCTATTCGCGATCTAAAGGACGGCACTGTCGTGCGCGCGGCCAAGCCCGCGAAGAAGGGCGACTCAACGAAATCGTCATGA
- the bshB1 gene encoding bacillithiol biosynthesis deacetylase BshB1 — MADVEILAIAAHRDDIELTCGGTLIKSARQGHTTAIIDLTAGETGTRGSAALRAQESEAAARIMGVAQRMNLGLPDAGLVNTPETRALLAIAIRKLRPRIVIAPPLQGRHPDHIVAGQLVRDACFIAGLAKVAPETPPHRPRKVIHAIAFREDHVKPTFVVDISDVFEDKMRAIRCYASQFDGAIQAGEVYPTGEPLYDVIRHQSAHYGSLIRTRFGEPFYTTETMRVDDVGALEVATF; from the coding sequence ATGGCAGATGTGGAAATACTTGCGATCGCGGCGCACCGCGACGACATCGAGCTCACGTGCGGCGGCACTCTCATCAAGTCCGCGCGTCAGGGCCACACCACCGCGATAATAGATCTCACCGCAGGCGAAACCGGCACCCGCGGCTCTGCCGCGCTCAGAGCGCAGGAATCCGAGGCCGCCGCCAGGATCATGGGCGTCGCTCAACGCATGAATCTGGGACTTCCGGACGCCGGTCTGGTGAATACGCCGGAAACGCGTGCGCTGCTTGCGATCGCGATTCGTAAATTACGTCCGCGCATCGTCATCGCACCGCCGCTGCAGGGGCGCCATCCCGACCACATCGTGGCCGGACAACTGGTGCGTGACGCTTGTTTCATTGCCGGCCTCGCGAAGGTCGCACCCGAGACACCGCCGCACCGCCCCAGGAAAGTGATTCACGCGATCGCCTTCCGTGAGGATCACGTCAAGCCGACGTTCGTCGTGGACATAAGTGACGTGTTCGAGGATAAGATGCGCGCGATCCGCTGCTACGCGTCGCAATTCGACGGCGCGATTCAGGCAGGCGAGGTGTATCCCACGGGTGAGCCGTTGTACGATGTGATTCGACATCAGTCGGCGCATTACGGGTCGCTGATCCGGACTCGCTTTGGCGAGCCCTTCTACACCACTGAAACCATGCGAGTCGACGACGTCGGCGCGCTGGAGGTAGCGACGTTTTGA